The DNA region GCCGACGCCGACGTCGAGGATGCCACCGCCTTCAAGAAGGCGGGCCACACCCGCCATTCCGGACCCGACGCGCCGCCGCCCGGGACCCGCGACGCCCGTCTTGCCGGGCCCGAGGCCGGCGCGAGCCCGCCCGAGACGGTCCTGGACGCCGAGGCCCGCGCCGCCGTCGCACCCGAGCGCCCGCAGGACCCGCCGGCGAAGCTGGTCTGCGGGCGTCTCGTCCCCGCCGACAAGGCGTGAGCCGATGCCGCTGATCCTCGAGACCATCGTCACGACCCTGTCCCCGGCGGGCGAACTGCACCTCGTCCCGTTCGGGCTGATCGGCGAGGATGAGGGCTACGTCCTCGCGCCGTTCCGGCCGTCGCCGACGATCGTCAACCTTGAGGCCAATCCCTGCTTCGCGGCCTCGAGCCCGCGCGACATCCGGGTGATCGCCGGCGCGGTGACGGGCCGGCGCGAGTGGCCGACGCTGCCGTGCGCAGCGATCGAGGGCCGCCGCCTCGCCGACAGTTTCGGCCACGCGGAGTTCGCGGTCGCCTCCGTCGAGGCCCACGAGAGCCGGCCGCGCTTCCGCGGCCGGATGGTCCACAGCGCCGCGCACGCGCCGTTCATCGGCTTCAACCGCGCGCAGGCGGCGGTCCTCGAGGCCGCCATTCTTTCGACCCGGCTCCACATGCTCGAGCCCGAGAAGGTGTTGACGGAGATGGCCTACCTCGCCATCGCCATCGGCAAGACCGCCGGACCGCGCGAGCGCGAGGCCTGGGGTTGGATCGAGGACAAGGTCGCGGTGGCGCTCGGCCCCGAGGCGCGCGTCCTGGATCGCGACGACCGCTGAGGGCGGGAGGAGAAGGACAAGATGAAGAAAATCACCCTGGCCCTGGCGGCCACGGCGGCCCTGGTGGCGGCGACCGCGCAGGCCCACGGCCCGACCCGGCGCAAGATCACCGAGTCGATCGAGATCAATGCCCCCGCCGACAAGGTCTGGGCCGTGGTCGGCGACCTGAAGAATGCCGACTGGATGCAGAACGTGACCAAGACCGAGCTGACGGGCGATCCGGCCGGCAAGTTCAAGCGCCTGCTGACGCTCAAGAACGGCAATCAGATCTCCGAGACCAGCAACAAGTACAAGCCGGAGGACAAGCTGTTCTCCTACTATATTGACAAGGTCGACGTGAAGGATCTTCCGGCGAACGACTATTCAGCGACGATCACGGTCGAGCCCGAGGGCAACGCCAAGTCGAAGGTCGAGTGGAAGGCCGCCTTCTATCGCGGCTACATGAACAACGATCCGCCGCCGGATCTGAACGACGAGGCCTCCGAGAAGGGCGTCGGCGACTGGATCAAGGCGAGCCTCGCCAACCTGAAGGCCAAGGTCGAGAAGGGCTCTTGAACCCGGCTCGGGGCCGCGCGGCCCTCGCCGCCGGCCTCGTCCTCGTGGCCACCGCCTCCCGCGCCGAACCGGCCCGGGAGGCCATCGTCACAGCCCAGCTCGGCGGCGCGGTCGAGATCGTCGATCTGGCCGCCGGGAAGGTGGTGCGCCGCATCCCCGTCGACGGGGCCCCGGCCGGGATCGCCCTGTCGCCCGATCGCCGGCGCGCCTACGTCACGCGCCCGGAGGGGCACGGTCTCGCCATCCTCGACCTCGACGCCGGCACGGTCCTGTCCGAGGTGCCGCTGCCCGGGGGCCCCCTCGGCGTCGCGGCCGACCCGCGCGGCGGCACGATCTACGTGGCCGACTGGTACGGGAACCGCCTGTTC from Methylobacterium sp. NMS14P includes:
- a CDS encoding DUF447 domain-containing protein; this encodes MPLILETIVTTLSPAGELHLVPFGLIGEDEGYVLAPFRPSPTIVNLEANPCFAASSPRDIRVIAGAVTGRREWPTLPCAAIEGRRLADSFGHAEFAVASVEAHESRPRFRGRMVHSAAHAPFIGFNRAQAAVLEAAILSTRLHMLEPEKVLTEMAYLAIAIGKTAGPREREAWGWIEDKVAVALGPEARVLDRDDR
- a CDS encoding SRPBCC family protein; the protein is MKKITLALAATAALVAATAQAHGPTRRKITESIEINAPADKVWAVVGDLKNADWMQNVTKTELTGDPAGKFKRLLTLKNGNQISETSNKYKPEDKLFSYYIDKVDVKDLPANDYSATITVEPEGNAKSKVEWKAAFYRGYMNNDPPPDLNDEASEKGVGDWIKASLANLKAKVEKGS